In Vanessa tameamea isolate UH-Manoa-2023 chromosome 19, ilVanTame1 primary haplotype, whole genome shotgun sequence, one genomic interval encodes:
- the Trs33 gene encoding trafficking protein particle complex subunit 6b, giving the protein MADDIVFELLHSEIINYALEPKSTNGSKEVDLSVVEYIGFAAGYKIMERLTREWPRFKDELDTMKFICTDFWTCIYKKQIDNLRTNHQGVYVLQDNAFRFLTNFSNGHQYLEYAPRYVAYTCGLIRGGLANLCINSIVTAEVQSMPSCKFHIHVQRT; this is encoded by the exons ATGGCTGATGATATAGTGTTCGAGTTATTACATTCAGAAATTATTAACTACGCTTTAGAACCAAAAAGTACGAATGGTAGTAAG GAGGTAGATTTGTCTGTAGTGGAATACATTGGTTTTGCAGCTGGTTATAAAATAATGGAAAGGCTAACAAGAGAATGGCCAAGGTTTAAAGATGAATTGGACACAATGAAGTTCATATGTACAGATTTTTGGACatgcatttataaaaaacagaTTGACAACTTAAGGACAAATCACCAGGGTGTATATGTCCTACAAGATAATGCTTTTAGATTTCTTACCAATTTCTCAAATGGACATCAATATTTGGAATATGCACCTAgg tatgtGGCATACACATGTGGCTTGATAAGAGGGGGTCTGGCTAATCTCTGCATTAACAGCATTGTGACCGCTGAAGTACAATCAATGCCATCTTGTAAATTTCATATACATGTCCAAAGAACTTAA